TTGGCGATGGGTAAAACCCATCTTAACCGTTCTTCTTTAATTGTTTTTGGCATATTGATACACATCCTCCAAGATAACTCTATCTTGGAAAAACCGCCATATGTATGTGGACATTACCTTGGACTCTTCCAAGCTTTTTATTTTTATGTTATCGTATAGTTATGGCGTATCATTTTAAATCGGATAAATTCGAGGGACCGCTCGACCTTCTTTTGCAGTTAATTGAGGAGCAGAAAATGAGTATTACGGAAGTAAGTCTGGCAACGGTGGCGGATCAGTATTTGGAGTATCTAAGCCAAAAAGAAAAGATAACACTGGAAAATTTGGCTGATTTTTTGACCGTCGCGTCCAAACTTATCCTCATAAAATCCAAGGCGCTTCTGCCGACGCTGGAGTTTTCTGATGAAGAAGAAAAAGAGATATTGGATCTGGAAAAACAACTGGCCGAGTTTAAGAAATTCAAGGATATTTCTATTTCCATTGGAAAAATGTCCGAGTCGAAAAGAATCAGTTTTTCCAGGGAAAAATTTGTGGCGATAAAAACATTTTTCTATCCCCCGGAGAACATTAATGTTTTTGATTTCAAGAAATATTTTTTGAAAGTGCTGAGTGAAATTCCGGCATTCGAAAAATTGGAGGAAGAAATGGTGCGAGAGGTGATAACTCTGGAAGAAAGAATCGGGCATCTCCATGATTTCATTAAAGGAAAGATAGAAACATCATTTTCAGAACTAGTTTCCAGCGCGGAAGACAAAATAGATGTAATTGTTTCATTTCTTGCGATGCTGGAAATGGTGAAACAGAAGATTATAAACGTGGAACAAAATGAATTATTTGAGAATATTAAGATGAAAATTAAAAGTTAAACTTTTTTGTCATTCTCGCGGAAGCGGGAATCTACGTTATCGATTTAAGGGAGTGTAGATTCCGGGTCAAGCCCGGAATGACATGCGGATATTATGGAATTAGAAAATTTGAAATCAGCGATTGAAAGCCTTTTGTTCATCAGCGGGGAGCCGATGAAAATAACAAAAATTGCAAAAATTATTGAAGTTTCCAAGGAAGACATTGAAAATGCTCTGATGCTTTTGACCGGAGATTATTCAACGCAAAAAAGAGGAATAACGATAATCAAAAAAGAAGATGAAGCTCAAATGGCGACTAGTCCCGAAAATGCTTCTTTTGTGGACAAAGTGGTGAAAAGCGATCTTCAGGAATCGTTATCAAATGCATCGCTCGAAGTGCTTTCGATCATCGCTTATCGCGGGCCGATTTCGAGAGCCGAAATAGAAGCGATCAGAGGAGTTAATTGCACTTATACCGTCAGGAATTTGCTGATGAGGGGATTAATCGAGAGAATAGATAATCCGAAAGATTTGCGGGGATATGTCTACAAAATTTCCTTTGAATTTTTGAAAAAACTGGGGATAGATAGTGTAGATAAATTACCAAGTTACGAAGAATTATCGAAGGATAGTAGGATAGAGAGCGTTGTAGATAATAATTAGTTTAAAATTTTTAATTCTTAATTTTTGAATTTTTAAATAATTTTTAATGTCTTAATTTTTAAACATTTAGAAATTTAGACATTATTTACAAAATTAAAAATTACAAAATTAAAAATTCCACATGTCGACTTCAGCAATGGTTTTAATGCTGGTGATAGCGCCGTTAAATTCGTTTTTATTTGCGAGTAAGTCTTTTAGCATTCCCAATAATGATCAATCCGCTTCGATCCAGAAAGAAAATTCCGGTTTTGTCGAAGGCGTGGAAAAAGACACGGAAAAATCGGCAGTGAATAGCGCCCCAGCTCCAATTCCAATATTCCAGCCGATCAAAAAAGAAACTGCGACAAATCTGGCTATTCCCAATGCCCATTCCTCATTAATTATAGATGTTGATACGAAAAAAGTCCTTTACGAAAGTAGCGGCAATGAGCGAAGACAGATTGCGTCACTTACCAAGATGATGACAGCGACGCTGGTTATGGAAAAAATTTCTAATTTAGACGAGCTGGTTACTATAGGTGAAGAGGAAGTTTATATTGAAGGAACAAAAGTGGGCTGTCCGCGCTCCGGTTATTGCATTAGCCAAAGGTTAAAAGTGGGAGAAAAGATTTCAACTCTGAGTCTTTTGAAAGCAATGCTTATGAATAGCGCCAATGATGCAGCTTTGGCCTTAGGAAAGCATATTGGAGGATCAGAAGAAGCCTTTGTCGACATGATGAATAGAAAAGCCAAAGAGCTAGGTCTCAACGATACTAATTTTTGCACTCCTTCCGGACTGGAACCGGACGGAAGGGAGTTGGAATGTTATTCATCAGCTCACGATATCGCTTATATCGCTGCTAATTCAATAAAATATGATCTTATTTGGGATATTATGCGCCTTCCAAATAATACTGTTGTAACTTCGGCGGATGGAACTTGCAGCCATACAATTCTTAATACGGACATTGTTCTGAATGATATTACGAATTGCATTGGAGGAAAAACAGGATTTACTCCTTTGGCTGGGAGGTCGCTTCTTTTGGGCGCATCGGATCCGACTGGAAAACATAGGATAATAGCAGTGCTTCTGGATGATCCGTATCGATGGCAGGATATTAAGACGATGATTAGCTGGACATTTCAGTCGTATGAATGGAGATAATATAAATCACTAAACAATCGCGAAACTAATCGCGAATAATCTCGAATAAATTTTAGCGATATATCTCAATGCAGATTGCGCAAATACAAACAATTCCGCAGGTAGTTGAAATTCTGAAGGTCTTAACGACCGGATTTTTGGCTTTTGTTTTGGCTTTTTTAGTTACCCCTATTTGGACCCACTTCCTCTATAAATATAAAATAGGAATAAAAATAAAGGACAAGTCGGTCGATGGGAAAGAACTTACTTATGTTAATCATCTTCATGCCGGAAAAAACGGCACTCCGACTATGGGCGGACTCATCATTTGGTTTTCGGTAGCCGTTCTGGTTTTTGCTTCTCATTTTTTATTTCCATTTATTGCCAAATGGACTGGCATCAATTTTTTTGCCAGACTGGATTTTTACAGTCGTTCTCAGGTCTGGCTTCCTCTCTTTGCATTAATTTCAGCAGGGATTTTGGGTTTAGTTGATGATTTTATGAGCGTTAAGGGTTGCGGAAAAAACAAAGGCGGAGGGATGAGATTTGCGATGAGGTTTTGGTGGCTTTTGGTGATTGCCGGAATCGGATCCTGGTGGTTTTTTTCAAAATTGGGCTGGGATAGGATTCACATTCCAGCTTATGGAGATGTGTCTATCGGATTTTGGTATATTCCGCTTTTCATTTTTGTTATCTTGTATTCAGCCATTTCATCCAATGAAACTGATGGACTGGATGGACTGGATGGAGGAATATTGGCCATCGCTTTTTCGTCTTTTGCGCTGATTTCTTTTTTTCAAAATAAGCTGGATCTGGCTGCTTTTTGTGCGGCAATCGGCGGAGCGCTTCTGGCCTTTCTCTGGTTTAATATTTTTCCAGCCAGATTTATTATGGGCGATACAGGCGCGGTTTCGCTTGGCGCGACGCTGGGAGTGGTAGCAATGCTTACTAATTCAGTTATAGCTTTGTTTATTATAACTTTTATTTATATTTTGGAATCGGGAAGCGTGGTAATCCAGCTTTTCAGCAAGAAATTTTTCCATCGAAAAGTATTTTTGGCAGCTCCAATCCATCACCATTTTGAAGCCAAGGGCTGGCCGGAAACTAAAGTGACAATGAGAGCCTGGATTATTACCATAGTCATGGCGCTGGTTGGAGTGATTATGGGAATTTTAGGAGGGGGAAGATTCCATCAGTAAGTTGCGCTAATAATCGCTAATATTAACGAATTTATTCGAATTCATTCGATATAATTCGCGACAATTTGCATATATGAAAAAAATACAAAACGCAGATTTAAAAGACAAAAAAGTATTGCTGAGAGTGGATTTTAACGTTTCTCTGGAGAAGGGAGACGTAAAGGAGAAATACAAGATAAGGGCATGCAGAGAATCACTCATTTATCTTATGTCGCAAGATGCGAAAGTAGCATTGCTTACCTATTTTGGCCGTCCGGGAGGGAAAAAAGATCCTCGATATTCATTAGATCAGATTAAGGACGACGTAGAAGATATTTTGGACTGTAAAGTTAAATTTGTTTCTGATTGCATTGGGGAAGAAGTGAAAAAAACAGTAGATAATTTAGAAAAAGGAGAGGTAGCTTTGCTGGAGAATGTAAGATTTTATTCCGAAGAAGGGGATGTGGAAAAAGGCACATCCTATGATCCGGAATTTGCCAAAAAATTAGCAGACGGATTTGATATTTTTATCAATGAAGCATTCAGCCAATCTCATCGGAATCAGGCTTCTATTACGGGAATAGAAAATATTTTACCTAGCTATGCCGGTCTTTGGCTTCAAAAAGAAATAGAGCATCTGGATAGGGTCAAAAATAATCCCCAGCATCCGGCAGTGGCGATTATCGGCGGAGCCAAAATTGAGACCAAACTTCCGCTAATAAAAAGTTTTGAAGAAAGTTATGACAATATTTTGGTCGGAGGAAAAATCGCCAACGAAGCAATTGATGAAAAAATAACTTTTGGCGAAAAAGTGATGCTTCCGGTTGATTTTTCAGGCGATAGGCTGGATATTGGCAAAGAAACCATTAAAAATTTCTCGGAAATTATTAAAAACGCCAAAACAATTGTCTGGAACGGTCCGATGGGAAAATTTGAAGAAAGTCCGTATGATTTGGGGACGAAAGAGATATTGAAAGCCGTGATAGAAAGCGGGGAATATTCTTTGCTGGGAGGGGGAGAATCGGTAGAGATTTTGGAAAAAGAGAATGCAATGGAAAAAATATCTTTTGTTTCGACCGGAGGGGGAGCAATGCTGGAATATCTGTCCGGCAATCCGATGCCGGGGTTGGAGGCGCTAAATGATTAGTTGTGGTATAATATTATCATACAGAGCTAATAAATTTTCAATTTTCAAATTTTGTAAATTTATCACTGATAATTGAAAATTCCGAATTTATGTCAAAGATACAGAAAATTTATGCTAGGGAAATTTTGGATTCAAGGGGCGATCCGACTGTGGAAGTTGAGGTTGAACTAGAAAGCGGAGTAAAATGCGTGGCGGCAGTACCATCGGGCGCTTCAACCGGATCATACGAAGCGATCGAACTTCGCGATGGAGACAAAAGCCGATATCAGGGCAAAGGCGTCTTGAAAGCAGTGAAGAATGCAAATGAAGAAATTCAAGAAGCGCTTCTTGGAAAAGAATCGGAAAACCAAAAAGAGATTGATGAAATAATGATAAAACTGGATGGAACAGAAAATAAATCAAGGCTTGGAGCCAATGCGATACTGGGAGTATCTTTAGCGGTTTGCCGCGCATCTGCCGCAGAACAGAAAAAACCATTATATCAATATATCGCTGAAACTTTTGGGATAAAAAGCAAGAAATACAATCTTCCCATCCCGATGTTTAATGTTTTGAATGGCGGACAGCATAGCGATTCGGGGCTTTCTATTCAAGAATTCAAAATTGTTCCCACAGGAGTAATAAGTTTCAAAGAACAACTTCGGGCGGGAAGTGAAATTTTTCATGCCCTTAAAAAAATATTGGAAAACAATGAACAGAAAACCAGCGTGGGAGACGAGGGAGGATTTGCTCCGAACCTGGAAAGCAATACTCAGGCATTAGAATTAATTTGTCAGGCCATAAAAGAAGCTGGATATGCTCTTGGCAGTCAAGTTAATATCGGTTTGGATGCTGCGGCTAGCTCTTTTTTCAACAAAGATGACAATCAATATTTTTTGGAACCGGAAAAAGTGGCGCTCAGCCGGGAAAGCTTAATAAATTTATACAGAGAATGGATTGATAAATATAGCGTAATTTCAGTAGAAGACGGACTCAATGAAGATGACTTCGAAGGATGGGGGATTTTGACCAAAAAATTGGAAGAAAAAAATCCATCCCCGGATATTTCGAAAGTAATTGGGAAATATATGACTATTGGCGATGATTTGCTGGTGACCAATACAAAACGGCTAAAAAAAGCGATTGAAACCAAAGCTTGCAACAGCGTGCTTATTAAAGTAAATCAAATCGGAACGCTTTCTGAAACAGTTGAATGCATCAAACTGGCTCACAAAAATAATATGAAAACGGTAATTTCCCACCGAAGCGGAGAAACGACAGATGATTTTATTTCCGATTTGGCTGTCGGAACCGGATCGGAGTTTATGAAATCCGGATCGCTTTCCCGGGGCGAAAGGCTTTGTAAATATAATAGACTTACGAAGATTGAGGAAGAAATAAAATAAGCTCATAAAGCTATAAAGTTTTTAAAGTTCATAAAGTATGCATATTGTAATTGTTTTTGCGCTTTATAAACTTTATAACTTTATAAACTTTTAAACTCATGCAAATTATCTGCATTGGATCATCGGCAAAAGATGTTTTTTATCCCACGGAAAAAGGGCATATTGTTGATACCCCGGAAGATTTGGAATCGCAAAAAAAATTCTGTTTTGAGCTTGGCGCCAAATATCAAGTGGAAGATCGATACGAATCCATTGGAGGATGCGCAGCCAATGTGGCGGTGGGACTTTCCAGATTAGGCATAAAAACTTATTGCTATACAAAAATAGGAAAAGATAATTTGGGAGAATGGATTGTTGAAGAGCTTAAGCGCGAGGGGGTGGATAAAGAGTTTGTGGAAATCGAAAAAGATTGCCAGAGTGATTTGTCAGCCATAATTGTGGACAAAAAGAGCGGAGAGCATACAATATTTTTCAATCGTGATGCCAATGAGAGATTAGAAATATTTCCCGAAAAACTGAAAAAAGCCGATTGGATTTTTGTGAGTGCTTTAAACAGCAGCGAGTTTGTTAAATGGGAAGAAAATCTAGGCAAGATTGTTGGAGTTTGCAAGGAAAGGGGAATAAAGTTGGCGCTTAATCCAGGCCAATCTAATATTAAAGAAAATTGCGCTAAAATTATTGAAGCAATAAAACAGAGCCAAATTCTGATGCTTAATAAAGATGAAGCGATTGAAATTATGTCGCGAGAAAAAAAATATTCAGCCGAAGATCTAAATGATGAAATATTTTTGCTGGAAAATCTCAAAGCGATGGGACCAGAAACGGTAACACTTACAGATGGAGCGCGCGGAGCCTGGCTTCTTGAAGGCAACTCTTTTTTGCAAACGGAAACTATTGGAAAAAATCCAGTGGAAACAACTGGAGCGGGAGATGCTTTTTCCAGCGGTTTTTTGGCAGCTCATCTTAAGGGAAAAGACGCTGAAGAATGTTTAAAATGGGGAATTGCCAATAGCGGAAATTCTTTGAACTTTTTTGGAGCAACAGGAGGGCTTTTGAAGGAAGAAGGAATGCTTGAAAAAATAAAAGAAGTTGAAATTAAAAAAATATAGCCATAGTCTATAAAGCTAAAAGTCTATAAAGTCTAAATTTATTTAAATTCTTTACGACTTTACGACTTTATGTCTTTACGACTTTTGACTGAACTATGGGATTTTTTGGCAAAAACAAAAACGATACAATACTGGCGCTGGACATTGGAACAGAGGTAGTAAAAGCTCTTGTTTTTGAGGCTGATTTGAAAGATAATAAGGGGGTGGTGATTGGTGTCGGCAAGAAAAGACAAGGAAGAAAGAATATGCAAAGCGGCGCTGTTTCCGACATCACTGGCGTGATAAATACCTGTAAAGATGCTATTGAAATAGCTTGTCAAAAAGCGGGAATTAAGAAAATAAAAAAAGGAATAGTGGGAATTGCCGGAGAACTTGTTAAAGGAACAACAACCACGGTGCATTACGAAAGAGCTGAGCCTGAATCAAAAATTGATCTTCCGGAACTCAAAAATATTATTCAGAAAGTTCAAGAAAAAGCCTATGAAAGAATTGAAAGCCAGCTGGCTTGGGAAACAGGACAAAATGATATTGAAGTGAAGCTTATTAATGCAGCTATAGTGGATGTCAGGATTGACGGCTATCAAGTTTCGAATCCTATCGGTTTTCAGGGAAGAGATGTTTCGATAAGCATTTTTAACGCTTATGCTCCTATGATTCATCTGGGAGCGCTCCAGACCATTGCTGATGAATTGGGAATCAATCTTATTAGTATCGCAGCGGAACCGTATGCAGTGGCAAGGTCGGTGGATTATGAGGATGTTTTGGATTTTAGCGCTATCTTTATTGACATCGGCGGCGGAACAACTGACATTGCGGTTGTCAGAAATGGCGGTCTTGAAGGGACAAAAATGTTTTCTTTGGGCGGCAGGGCTTTTACGAAAAGATTGTCGCAAGAATTAAATATCGGATTCGAAGAAGCGGAAATTTTTAAGATAAAATACTCCGAAGGAAAATTGGGATCCGATGTTTCCATAAAAATAGACGAAATACTTCGAGGGGATTCGATGGTCTGGCTTGGAGGAGTAGAGCTTTCGCTTATGGAGTTTTCAGAAACTGATCTGTTGCCTTCAAAGATTTTGCTTTGCGGAGGAGGATCGGCTCTTCCGGGCATAAGGAGAGTCCTGGCCTCTGCCGAATGGATACAGAACCTTTCATTTTCAAAACCTCCTGTGGTAAGTTTTTTGCAGCCTGGCGATGTGGCAAAAGTTTTCGATGCAACCAAGGAGCTTGGAACTCCTCAAGATGTGACTCCGATGGGACTTGCAAATCTGGCGCTTGAAATAGCCGGCGAGGAAAGAGTTATGGCAAGCATCCTGAGAAGAGTTTTGCAAGGAATGAAAAGATGAACGCCAATAGTCACGAATATTTAAGTCTAATAAATCGCGAATATTAAGGAATAATAATTCGAATGTATTCGTTTAATATTAGCGACAATTCGCATATATGCATCAAATATTTTATATTGACATCGATGAGGAAATAACCTCGGTCATTGATAGGCTCAGAAAATCAAAGGCTAAAGAGAATTTTTTCGTGGTTTCTCCGAGATCTTTGATTTTGCAAAGCGTGGTTAGCTTGAGGCTCTTGAAAAGAGAAGCGGCCAAAGAAGAAAAGCAGATTGCCATAGTTGTTAATGACAAAGGCGCCAGTATGAAAATAGAAAAAGCCGGGATTCTGGTACTTGATTCGATAAAAGGGCTGGAAGAAGGAGAAGAAATAAAAGAAAACTTTGGTTCACAAATGGAAATAAAATATTCTAACAAAAATAACTATAAAAATATTATGAAAACAGAAAAGAGCAATAAAAAAACCAGGCTTCAAAAAATCGGGTCGGATAGTTTTTATGAAGAAGATGGCAATAAAGATGATGAGTTGCCTGCCAAATTGCCTTCTGCTGCCAAAATAACCGGAGCTAAACCTAATAATCCTGTTGAAGCGCCTGCTTTAGGAATGGATGGCCTTGGCCCTAAAAATACTTCCGACATAAAAAAAGAAAAAACAGCTTTTTCTTATGCTCCCGAGGCTAGTTTTGAAGGGTCTTTTCCCGAACACAAACCCTTTGAATCCAAGAAGGAATATAGTTCGGATAAAATAAGCGATCTTAGCAATATGGATCCGTATAAAGAGAAATTGGTGGAAGGATTTTTTAATCCCGAACCAAAAAAGGATATTTTTAACAATCAAAATAATCAATCAAAAGAAAAAAAAGAAGATATTGTTACGGCATCCCGCAGTATCGGTAAAATAATTTTTAGTTTTTTCATAATTTGTCTTCTCGTGGCATCGGGGGTTGCTGCTTATCTTTTTCTTCCTAAGGCAACTGTTCTGGTTGCCACAAAAAGGGAAGTTAAGAAATTTGATTTAGATACAAAAACCATTGCTAACCAGTCGGAAGTCAAAAGCGAAGACCTATCCATTCCCGCTAGAATAATTGAAAAAGAAGGTTCCATGTCTGATTCGTACAAAACTACCGGGAAAAAGGGATCCTCTTCTGATACCAGCCAGAAAGCAAAAGGGAAAATTACCGTTTATAACAATTACAGTGAAGAACCTCAGCAACTCATTGCTACAACCAGATTTCTTTCAACTGACGGGAAATTATTTCGCATAGCGAAGAGTATCACGGTTCCTGGGATGAAAGATTCTAATCCTGGGAGTGTTGAAACTGACGTTATTGCAGATCAGTCCGGAAGTGAATATAATATTGAAGCTTCGGATTTCAAAATTCCAGGATTCGAAGGTACTCCCAAATACAATAAGTTTTATGCAAAATCATCCGCTGTTATGTCCGGGGGAGGTTCTAGCGAATCAAGCGGAATAGCGGTTGTTTCTCAAAACGATTTGGATGGGGCAAAAAAAGAATCGGAAGCAAAAATAAAAGACCAATTAAAACAAGAAGTCAAAGACGAGATCGGTCCCAATGATGTTTTTCTTTTAGAGGCATCCGAAATAAATATTTCAGAATCATCCGCAACGGCGAGAGTGAATGAGGTTGCGAACAGTTTTGATTATAAAGCTAAGGGGAAAATAAAAGCTATTGTATTCTCAGAGGAAGATTTCAAAAAATTAGCGGGAGGCATTTATAATAAAGCAAATCCGGACAAGACGATTTCGGATCTTTCTTTGCTGAAGATTAGTTATGGAGCTTCTTCAGCGGAATTTGACTCCGGAATTCTATCAATCAAAGCTAATGTCGAAGTTTTCGTTGAATCCAATATCGATTGGGATGATTTCAGGAAAGAAATACTAGGCAAGAGCGATGATCAAATAAAAGAAATTCTAAATGATTATCCGCAAATTGAAAAAATTAATATTGATTTCTGGCCGTCCTTCATGTCCCAAAAAATACCGCAGTATGAGAAAAGAGTGGTAATTGATGTAGAAAAAAGCTCTGATTAGGTATTTTTAGAGTTAATATGTATACTGAAAATTCATAATTGACAAGCGAATAAAATAGGTTTATAATATAAGCAAAATGAGAGAAAAGGAAGGAAAGGTCGTCCTTCGAACGCTCTCTAGCTAATCAGTAATTTAGGCGATACAAGAAAATGGCAGAAAGACAAACTGATCAGGATTTTCTAGAGTATACCGTCAAAATGCTCGTAGATTTCCCTGACGATGTAAAA
The sequence above is a segment of the Parcubacteria group bacterium genome. Coding sequences within it:
- a CDS encoding segregation/condensation protein A, producing MAYHFKSDKFEGPLDLLLQLIEEQKMSITEVSLATVADQYLEYLSQKEKITLENLADFLTVASKLILIKSKALLPTLEFSDEEEKEILDLEKQLAEFKKFKDISISIGKMSESKRISFSREKFVAIKTFFYPPENINVFDFKKYFLKVLSEIPAFEKLEEEMVREVITLEERIGHLHDFIKGKIETSFSELVSSAEDKIDVIVSFLAMLEMVKQKIINVEQNELFENIKMKIKS
- a CDS encoding serine hydrolase, whose amino-acid sequence is MSTSAMVLMLVIAPLNSFLFASKSFSIPNNDQSASIQKENSGFVEGVEKDTEKSAVNSAPAPIPIFQPIKKETATNLAIPNAHSSLIIDVDTKKVLYESSGNERRQIASLTKMMTATLVMEKISNLDELVTIGEEEVYIEGTKVGCPRSGYCISQRLKVGEKISTLSLLKAMLMNSANDAALALGKHIGGSEEAFVDMMNRKAKELGLNDTNFCTPSGLEPDGRELECYSSAHDIAYIAANSIKYDLIWDIMRLPNNTVVTSADGTCSHTILNTDIVLNDITNCIGGKTGFTPLAGRSLLLGASDPTGKHRIIAVLLDDPYRWQDIKTMISWTFQSYEWR
- the scpB gene encoding SMC-Scp complex subunit ScpB; this encodes MELENLKSAIESLLFISGEPMKITKIAKIIEVSKEDIENALMLLTGDYSTQKRGITIIKKEDEAQMATSPENASFVDKVVKSDLQESLSNASLEVLSIIAYRGPISRAEIEAIRGVNCTYTVRNLLMRGLIERIDNPKDLRGYVYKISFEFLKKLGIDSVDKLPSYEELSKDSRIESVVDNN
- the eno gene encoding phosphopyruvate hydratase, yielding MSKIQKIYAREILDSRGDPTVEVEVELESGVKCVAAVPSGASTGSYEAIELRDGDKSRYQGKGVLKAVKNANEEIQEALLGKESENQKEIDEIMIKLDGTENKSRLGANAILGVSLAVCRASAAEQKKPLYQYIAETFGIKSKKYNLPIPMFNVLNGGQHSDSGLSIQEFKIVPTGVISFKEQLRAGSEIFHALKKILENNEQKTSVGDEGGFAPNLESNTQALELICQAIKEAGYALGSQVNIGLDAAASSFFNKDDNQYFLEPEKVALSRESLINLYREWIDKYSVISVEDGLNEDDFEGWGILTKKLEEKNPSPDISKVIGKYMTIGDDLLVTNTKRLKKAIETKACNSVLIKVNQIGTLSETVECIKLAHKNNMKTVISHRSGETTDDFISDLAVGTGSEFMKSGSLSRGERLCKYNRLTKIEEEIK
- a CDS encoding phospho-N-acetylmuramoyl-pentapeptide-transferase gives rise to the protein MQIAQIQTIPQVVEILKVLTTGFLAFVLAFLVTPIWTHFLYKYKIGIKIKDKSVDGKELTYVNHLHAGKNGTPTMGGLIIWFSVAVLVFASHFLFPFIAKWTGINFFARLDFYSRSQVWLPLFALISAGILGLVDDFMSVKGCGKNKGGGMRFAMRFWWLLVIAGIGSWWFFSKLGWDRIHIPAYGDVSIGFWYIPLFIFVILYSAISSNETDGLDGLDGGILAIAFSSFALISFFQNKLDLAAFCAAIGGALLAFLWFNIFPARFIMGDTGAVSLGATLGVVAMLTNSVIALFIITFIYILESGSVVIQLFSKKFFHRKVFLAAPIHHHFEAKGWPETKVTMRAWIITIVMALVGVIMGILGGGRFHQ
- a CDS encoding carbohydrate kinase family protein, whose protein sequence is MQIICIGSSAKDVFYPTEKGHIVDTPEDLESQKKFCFELGAKYQVEDRYESIGGCAANVAVGLSRLGIKTYCYTKIGKDNLGEWIVEELKREGVDKEFVEIEKDCQSDLSAIIVDKKSGEHTIFFNRDANERLEIFPEKLKKADWIFVSALNSSEFVKWEENLGKIVGVCKERGIKLALNPGQSNIKENCAKIIEAIKQSQILMLNKDEAIEIMSREKKYSAEDLNDEIFLLENLKAMGPETVTLTDGARGAWLLEGNSFLQTETIGKNPVETTGAGDAFSSGFLAAHLKGKDAEECLKWGIANSGNSLNFFGATGGLLKEEGMLEKIKEVEIKKI
- the pgk gene encoding phosphoglycerate kinase, whose product is MKKIQNADLKDKKVLLRVDFNVSLEKGDVKEKYKIRACRESLIYLMSQDAKVALLTYFGRPGGKKDPRYSLDQIKDDVEDILDCKVKFVSDCIGEEVKKTVDNLEKGEVALLENVRFYSEEGDVEKGTSYDPEFAKKLADGFDIFINEAFSQSHRNQASITGIENILPSYAGLWLQKEIEHLDRVKNNPQHPAVAIIGGAKIETKLPLIKSFEESYDNILVGGKIANEAIDEKITFGEKVMLPVDFSGDRLDIGKETIKNFSEIIKNAKTIVWNGPMGKFEESPYDLGTKEILKAVIESGEYSLLGGGESVEILEKENAMEKISFVSTGGGAMLEYLSGNPMPGLEALND
- a CDS encoding cell division FtsA domain-containing protein, which translates into the protein MGFFGKNKNDTILALDIGTEVVKALVFEADLKDNKGVVIGVGKKRQGRKNMQSGAVSDITGVINTCKDAIEIACQKAGIKKIKKGIVGIAGELVKGTTTTVHYERAEPESKIDLPELKNIIQKVQEKAYERIESQLAWETGQNDIEVKLINAAIVDVRIDGYQVSNPIGFQGRDVSISIFNAYAPMIHLGALQTIADELGINLISIAAEPYAVARSVDYEDVLDFSAIFIDIGGGTTDIAVVRNGGLEGTKMFSLGGRAFTKRLSQELNIGFEEAEIFKIKYSEGKLGSDVSIKIDEILRGDSMVWLGGVELSLMEFSETDLLPSKILLCGGGSALPGIRRVLASAEWIQNLSFSKPPVVSFLQPGDVAKVFDATKELGTPQDVTPMGLANLALEIAGEERVMASILRRVLQGMKR